One segment of Mus caroli chromosome 6, CAROLI_EIJ_v1.1, whole genome shotgun sequence DNA contains the following:
- the Pthlh gene encoding parathyroid hormone-related protein, producing MLRRLVQQWSVLVFLLSYSVPSRGRSVEGLGRRLKRAVSEHQLLHDKGKSIQDLRRRFFLHHLIAEIHTAEIRATSEVSPNSKPAPNTKNHPVRFGSDDEGRYLTQETNKVETYKEQPLKTPGKKKKGKPGKRREQEKKKRRTRSAWPSTAASGLLEGPLPHTSRTSLEPSLRTH from the exons ATGCTGCGGAGGCTGGTTCAGCAGTGGAGTGTCCTGGTATTCCTGCTCAGCTACTCCGTGCCCTCCCGCGGGCGTTCGGTGGAGGGGCTTGGCCGCAGGCT CAAACGCGCAGTGTCTGAACATCAGCTACTGCATGACAAGGGCAAGTCCATCCAAGACTTGCGCCGCCGTTTCTTCCTCCACCATCTGATCGCGGAGATCCACACAGCCGAAATCAGAGCTACCTCGGAGGTGTCCCCCAACTCCAAACCTGCTCCCAACACCAAAAACCACCCTGTGCGGTTTGGGTCAGACGATGAGGGCAGATACCTAACTCAGGAAACCAACAAGGTGGAGACGTACAAAGAACAGCCACTCAAGACACccgggaagaagaagaaaggcaagcCTGGGAAACGCAGAGAACAGGAGAAAAAGAAGCGAAGGACTCGGTCTGCCTGGCCAAGCACAGCTGCCAGTGGCCTGCTTGAGGGCCCCCTGCCCCACACCTCCAGGACCTCGCTGGAGCCCAGCTTAAG